A window of Hevea brasiliensis isolate MT/VB/25A 57/8 chromosome 14, ASM3005281v1, whole genome shotgun sequence contains these coding sequences:
- the LOC110650320 gene encoding ADP-ribosylation factor 2 yields the protein MGKIISRLVKRFLSESKVRILMVGLDASGKTTILYKLKLGEMVSTIPTIGFNVETVDYKNISFSVWDAGGQEKIRPLWKHYFKNVEGLIFVVDSSDKERISEARNELHRILGDSELRDATLLVFANKQDVLGAMRVDEVADKLGLHALRQRCWYIQSSSSKFGQGLYEGLDWLSNNVSNKAT from the exons atgggcaaaatcataTCCCGGCTTGTGAAACGGTTTCTTTCAGAGAGTAAAGTAAGGATTTTGATGGTGGGACTAGATGCATCTGGGAAGACAACCATTTTATACAAGCTGAAGCTAGGAGAAATGGTTTCAACCATTCCCACAATTG GTTTCAACGTGGAGACTGTGGACTACAAAAACATAAGCTTCAGCGTTTGGGATGCGGGAGGACAAGAAAAG ATTAGGCCTTTATGGAAACATTACTTTAAGAACGTTGAGGGACTAATCTTCGTTGTGGATAGCAGCGATAAAGAAAGAATCTCAGAAGCACGCAATGAGCTGCATCGGATTTTAGGTGAT AGTGAGCTAAGGGATGCAACACTACTTGTATTTGCCAACAAGCAGGATGTTCTAGGTGCTATGCGTGTTGATGAGGTTGCTGATAAACTTGGGCTCCATGCTCTTCGCCAACGATGCTG GTACATCCAGAGTTCTTCTAGCAAGTTTGGACAAGGACTTTATGAGGGTCTAGATTGGCTATCCAACAATGTCTCTAACAAGGCAACATGA